The Elusimicrobiota bacterium genome includes the window TTTTAATTTCTTGGTATTCAGTATTTCTTGCTCTAATATTTTCCGGAGTTACTGGAATTGTTTTTGGAGTCTGGCCTGCCAAAAAAGCCGCAAATCTTAATCCTATTGATGCTCTCCGTTACGAATAACAAATCAATCTAAAGGAATTAACACTATTTCTATTCTGCGGTTTTTAGTTTTTCCTTCAGGAGTGTCATTTGTATCTACCGGACGCGTGTCCGCATAACCTGAAACTGACACAAGTTTAGAATTAATCCCTGTATTGTCCATAAGATATCTTGCAACATTTGTCGCTCTTGATGTTGAAAGTTCCCAGTTCGAAGGATATTTGTATTGAAATTCCTTTTTTATAGGAACATTGTCCGTATGACCTTCAATCCTTATCTGTTTATCAGTTATCTTTTTTAATACGGCTCCGACTTTGTCTAAAGTTGCCCGGCCTTTCTTGGTAACCTCTGCTTCTCCCGAATTAAAAAGAACTTTATCTACCATATTAACCGTCAGTTTGTTTTTTAACTGAGTTATTTGTATCGCACCTTCATTTATTTCCGATTTCATATTTTCAACAAGATTGTCATAACTTTTTTTCATGCTTGCGATAGCCTCGTCCTTTTCTTTCTGCAAACCTGCTATTTGTGATTCCAGATCTTTTATTTTTGATTCAAGGTCATGCTTATTTGCTGTTAAATCGCTGATCATTTTGTTTTTTTCGCTTTGAGTAGAATTCAAAGAATTAGAAAGGTTTTTATTGTCCTGTTCAAGAGCTGCTATTTTAGCTTCTAAATCAGTTTTTTGTTTAT containing:
- a CDS encoding flagellar motor protein MotB — translated: KQKTDLEAKIAALEQDNKNLSNSLNSTQSEKNKMISDLTANKHDLESKIKDLESQIAGLQKEKDEAIASMKKSYDNLVENMKSEINEGAIQITQLKNKLTVNMVDKVLFNSGEAEVTKKGRATLDKVGAVLKKITDKQIRIEGHTDNVPIKKEFQYKYPSNWELSTSRATNVARYLMDNTGINSKLVSVSGYADTRPVDTNDTPEGKTKNRRIEIVLIPLD